DNA from Streptomyces sp. Edi4:
ACGTGACCAACCGCCGCGAGGCACAAAAAATGCCCCGGACGGACACAGGCGGGGCTCCAAGAAAACCGGAACACACGCCGCGGGTCCACCGCGGGGCGCACATCGGGCGGCTCCATCGTCCGTACGGAACGATGGGGGCCACCTGACCGGATGACCCGCCTCCCGTGAGGGTGGCCGGGTGGGAGATCGGAGCCTCCACTTGTGGGCCGGGCACACGTGCCTGGCCGGTCGTTACACAAGGTTAGCAGCAACCCGGCGCAGGGACCAACCGAGCGTGCCGGAGGGGCCGGGTCCGACCAGCGCCTATCGTGGGGGCATGAGTGAGACGCCCCCCCTGAACACCGCTGCCGCCACCTCCGCCGACGCATCCGCCGGCACCGCCGACTTCGACACCATGACCCGCGACATCGCGGAGGTCCCGGCGGTCGAGGTGATCGTGACGGTCGCCGTGAACCTGATGAGCGCCGCCGCCGTGAAGCTCGGCCTGACCGAGGAGGGCGACCAGCACAAGGACCTCGACGAGGCCCGCAAGCTGGTGCACGCCCTGGCCGGCCTCCTGGACGCCGGGGCCACCGAGATCTCCTCCTTCCACGCCGCGCCCCTGCGCGACGGCCTGAAGTCGCTCCAGCTGGCCTTCCGCGAGGCCTCCCTCGTGCCGGACGCGCCGGGCCAGGGGCCGGGCGAGAAGTACACGGGCGCCGTCTTCGGCTGAGCCCTTCCTCCAGGACCGACGCGCGCACGGGCCGCTC
Protein-coding regions in this window:
- a CDS encoding DUF1844 domain-containing protein is translated as MSETPPLNTAAATSADASAGTADFDTMTRDIAEVPAVEVIVTVAVNLMSAAAVKLGLTEEGDQHKDLDEARKLVHALAGLLDAGATEISSFHAAPLRDGLKSLQLAFREASLVPDAPGQGPGEKYTGAVFG